The stretch of DNA CAGAGCAGGGCGGCCGCCCCCGCCAGTTCCAGGACGCCGGTGACCGTGACGAGCAGGCCGGGGGCGGGCAGCGCGGGCGGGACCATCGCGATCAGCTCCTCGCGCATGCCGATGAAGTGCGCCCCGCCGGTGAGCACGAACATCGCGGCCAGCCCGCCGCGGACCGCGACCGGCCAGGGGCGCAGCGCGCGCACCCCGAGGGCGCCCGCGGCGAGCAGCAGGGCGGTGACGGCGATCAGGGTGATGAGCGGTTCCATGGGTGGCACTCCTTGCGAATCGTCCGCCGGGGCGCGATGTCTGCCGCCCTCCCGGCCATGTCGTCTTCCGCGGATGAGCGCGCGGCGGCGGGGCCGCGCCGGACCGGCGCCCTCCCCGTCGGGGTGCTGATCGCCGCGCCCCTCCTCGCCGTGCCGCCGGCCGGCGGCACCGCCTACTTCGGGATGTTCGTGAACGTGCCCCCGCCGTGCGCTCCGGGCGAGGC from Nocardiopsis composta encodes:
- a CDS encoding DoxX family protein — translated: MEPLITLIAVTALLLAAGALGVRALRPWPVAVRGGLAAMFVLTGGAHFIGMREELIAMVPPALPAPGLLVTVTGVLELAGAAALLWRRTAPWSAAGLSVLLVAMFPANVHLALNGPPTGMVSDELLPRTLMQIVFLAATVSVAAAHRGELRLPSGVRKPESPKPESIG